In Paenibacillus stellifer, the DNA window GTTATGATGCAGTCACAGGCGTGCTGACGCTGACGTCAGCAGGCGCAACAGCGACATTGGCGCAGTGGCAAAGCGCCTTGAGTTCGATTACTTATGCGAATACGGCTATCACACCGAATACGGCAACGCGTATAATCAGCTTCACTGTAATTGACGGTGCAGGCAATACAAGCAATACAGCAGCGCGAGCAGTAACGGTGACGGCGACGAACCAGACACCAGTCGTGACCACGAGCGGCGGTTCAACACACTTCACATCGGGGGATAGCAGGACTTCGATTCCTGTCGTTATTGACAGCGGTCTGGCGATTACGGACCTGGATAATACAACTTTGGCAAGCGCAACGATTGCCATTACGGACCACTTCAATGCTGGAGAAGATGTCCTGGCATTCGCCAACGTCAGCGAGGCCACATACGGCAATATTACGGCCGGTTATTTGAGCGCCAGCGGCGTGCTGACGCTGACGTCAGCGGGCGCAGCGGCTACCTTGGAGCAGTGGCAAAACGCTCTGCAAGCAGTCACCTATAACAACACAGCCGTCACCCCGAATACGGCGACGCGCATGATTAGCTTCATCGTAAACGATGGCACGAATAACAGCCACAGTGCGATGAAGAGCATTACTTTGAAGTCATTAAGCAGCTTAAGCGCTAGTCCGAAAACATTAAGCATTCTGGCCGGACAAACGGCTTCCGTGGCCATTACGGCCATGTATTCAGACCTGTTCCAAGCAGATGTGACCTCATCGGTATCCTGGTCCGTTCAGAATCCCGCAATCGCCAGTATTTCCGGCGGGACGATTACAGGTCTCCAGGCAGGCAGCACTGTCGTTACGGCTGTCTACGGAACGAAATCGGCGGATATAAGCGTGACGGTAAACGGATCTACAACTTCGGGGTCTGAATCGTCTCCGACCACTCCGACTCCAAGCGTTCCGAGCACTCCAACGCCTTCGGCTCAGGAGGTAAAGGCTTTTTACGATCTCGTTGATACCAATCGGCTCGCAGCTTATATTCAGGACGCATTGGCTGCCGGGAAATCGGCAACTTTCCAGGATGCGGCGTCCCACTGGGCTTCCAAAGATATTTCGACTGCTGCCAAGCTAGGCATAATCAACGGCTATCCAGACGGCAGTTTCAGACCGGATGCCTCGATTACGAGAGCTGAGTTCAGCACACTGGTCGTCAAAGCATTCGCCTTGCGCCTCGGAAACGGAACGAATGCGTTCCAGGATATCCAGACCTCCTGGGCACGAGAGTCTATTGAAATTCTTGCTTCCAATGGGGTCATCAACGGTTACTCCGATGGAACGTTCCGCGCAGATCGCAAGACTACACGCGCCGAGATGGTTGCGATGATCTCGAAGATCTTGATATTACAAGAAAGCAAGTCTGGCGAAGCCAATATGTTCGTTGATGTTGCACCTCAGCATTGGGCTAACAAGATCATTGAAGAAGCCACAACGGCCGGAATAATTCAAGGCAAGGGCCAGAACCGGTTCGAACCGGACGCTAACCTTACGAGAGCGGAGGCCTTGACTGTTATAATGCGCGTGCTGAGGGAAGATCCAATCATAAATAACTTGCTGGGTTAAAAATAAGATAGCTTCTGAACTTAGCAGGTGTAAGACAAAGATATGCTCCCCTTACGGCAGACAGGTGAAATAATCAAAACCTGCTGCTGTGAGGGGAGCATTTATTTTTAAGCTCTCCGAAGAGAATATGATGGTCATGTTGGCGTCAAAGGCGCGGTCAAAAGATTTGGCATATCGAAATCAGTGTTGGTAAAATGGGCGACGCCGGTATGAGACGTATCGAAGTAGTTCCGCAGTGAACGGAGAATATCACAAACGGCACGCTTGGCGATCGCTATTTGCTCTCGCTGTTCTCCTTTAATGGAGTAGAACTGGGGCAGTTGGCCGTCCTGGTAGTTCTGCTTCCGCTGCTGCTGTGGGCGGCGAGGTTCAAATCGTATAAAAGGGTCAGCTTCGGCCTGTCGGCGGTCATCGGTCTGATTGGGCTGTATTGGTTCGTCACGCGGCTGTTCTGATTATCCATGTGCGCCTCGCTTCGCAAGAAGCGGGGTTTCTTTTTGCGATCATCTAATTAATTACCCCGGAGGGACCTAGGTGAAATGGAAAACTTTATACCTGTCGTAATACTTTCGCCATGTTCGATCCGCTTGAAATGAGCGATTATAGAACCTGTAAGACGCACTGTGCAAGTTGGTAGACGCTGATGGCGTTCATCATACATCGGTTCTTATGCGGACGGTCGTAACGAGGCGGGGATATCGGTTTATCCCGCAGTGCCGTGCCTGTTAGGTTACGGTATCCTGTACGATCGGATCGGTAAGAATCCACTATTTGGGGTTCGATTCCCCAATCGCCTTGGGAGCGATTCTGGTAGAGCACTCGACTTTCAATCGAGCGAAAGTTGATCAAAAGACCAAAGGATAGAATCCCTGGCGGCTATTTATGCGCACTGTAGGAAAAGGCTTTGCAATCCGTGGATACCGATGATGCGAAATTCCGGAGGCTTTTCTGGGATGGAAGAGGAAGAAGGGTAGCTGAAGCTGAGTTAACTTTCTGACTCGAATCTCCTTGGAAATTCCTGGCAGCCCGCTGATCTAAAACGCGATTCCGCCCAAACCGCAGAGGGATTCTAATTCCAATGGTGAAACAATGAGGGGGTTAACGATTATGTTTAAAAAAATAACCATTCAAGCTGACCAGCGCGGTCTGCTCTTTCATAAAGGCAGCTATGTGAAAAAGCTCGCTCCGGGGACCTATCATTTTGTACCGTGGTCGCAAACGACTGTTGTGGTGTTGAATATCGCCAAGCCGTTCGCTGTTGAGGGCAAGGACTTACAGCTGTTCCTTCAGGATGAAGAGCTCATGCGGGAGCTCGATGTCGTACGGGTGCAAGATCATGAATACGTGCTGCATTACGAGGACGGCCAATTCGTGCAGCTGCTTAAGCCGGGCGTCTACGCCTACTGGAATATGCTGAAACAACATACCTTTTTGCATGCGGATATCAGACAGCCTGAATTGCCTGCTGAGATAGACCGTTCGATTGTACCGAAGCTTGCGGTCCATTTGCAGTCCTGCGAGATCGCGAGTTACGAAACCGGTTTTTTGTTCTATGATCATGTGCTGCAGCCTGCTGAATACCGCCAAGCTGATGGACGAGAATCAGACGCTGTTCCGCCTGAAGGAGCTGGAGTTCCTTGAGAAAATATGCGAGAAAATCGGCTCCATCTCGGTAACGGGCGGCGGAGATTTGCTGGAGCGGTTAAGCTCTTTGCTCGGTGAGAAGAAAGCGTCAGGCCAGTAATGAACACCAATGGCTCTAAACTTAGAAAATATATTTATGTAGGAGTTGAACGACCTAATGGCTTATCAAAATATAGATGGCGTGCGTGTCTGGGGCAATCCTGACAGCGGTGCGCTTGCTCAAGCGAGAACCTGTGCAGAAACCGGCAATGTGGTTCAAACACTGCTGATGGCGGATCATCATAAAGGGTACAGTCAGCCGATCGGCGGGGTTGTCGTGTATGACGGGCAAATCTCGCCTTCCGGCGTTGGCTATGATATTGCATGCGGAAATAAAGCAGTGAGAACCAGTCTGACTGCCGAAGACATAAAGCCAGGATTGGCGAAGATTATGGATAAGATTGCCCGTAAAATCTCCTTCGGGGTGGGACGGGTCAATAAGGAGAAGGTCGATCATGACCTCTTCGATGATCCGGATTGGGCCGTTTACCAAGCGATCGGCAAGCAGGAGCATGACAAGCTGAAAGCACTGGCGCAAAGCCAGCTCGGCACGGTCGGCAGCGGCAATCACTTCGTTGACCTGTTTGAAGAAGCGGGAACCGGCCGTTTGTGGATCGCGAATCATTTTGGAAGCCGGGGCTTCGGGCATAAGACGGCAAGCGGATTTATCAATCTGGCTGCCGGCAGAGAGTTCCTCGCGAACGCCCCCGGTGAGAAAATGGACCAGCCGCCTGTACTGCTTGATCTGAGCAGTGAGCTTGGCGACCTGTATTACAGAGCGATGAGGCTGGCCGGACGTTATGCGTATGCCGGAAGGGATTACGTGATTCAGCAAGTATTAGCCATTCTGGGAATGGAAGCGGACCTTGAAGTGCATAACCATCATAACTATGCATGGAAGGAGATACACAACGGGAAAGAAGTCGTTGTCGTTCGTAAAGGGGCGACCCCATCCGCGCCCGGTCAAGTTGGTTTTATCGGCGGCAGTATGGGGGATATTTCCGTTATCGTTAAAGGGAAGGACAGTATAGAGAACAAGGAGTCTTACTACAGCACCGTTCATGGAGCGGGACGAATCATGAGCCGAACCCAGGCGGCAGGCAAAATGAATTGGAAAACCCGCACCCGCAGCGGCGGCCAAATCAGCACCGCACAAATGATGAATGCCGTTCGGAATTTCGGTGTTGAGCTGCGCGGCGCAGGGACGGACGAGAGTCCTTTTGTATACCGGAAGCTTCAGGAAGTGCTGGATGCACATGCGGAAACGATTGAGGTCATGCATGTGCTGAAGCCGATTGGTGTATGCATGGCTGGAGCGGATGAGTTCGATCCGTATAAGGATTAGTGGGGCTTCGGCAGTCCATTAAGCTTGTAGTTTTATCACGTGTGGTCTGTAAGAGATGATGTAAAAACTCTGACTCTTTGCAGACTGTGTCTTTCTAAGTTGCCGAGTTACCCCAAACCTAATAAATCTGTCCAAAGCATGTACAAGCCGTTTTCTTCGACGGCTTTTTCTTTTTAAGGGGAGGTGACTTTTTCCACTCTGTCGAATTAACATAATAATTGTCATCGTTCTGAAAGCTGGTTCATAAACTCAAAATAATTATTTTTAGGAGTTTCATCTATGCCCACTTATAACAAACTCGTCCGCGATAAAATTCCTGAGATCATACGAGGTTCCGGTAGAGATTGTGCTTTTACTACTTTAGATCAAGAATCCTATGTTGTTGAACTTAGAAAGAAGCTCCGAGAAGAGACAGAGGAGTATTTTCAAACCATGAACGACTCGGATGCACTTGAAGAATTAGCGGATATGCTTGAACTTCTTTATGCTCTTGCTGAAGTACATAAGGGTTCGCCAGAGAAACTGGAAGAAGTTCGTGCCAAGAAAGCAGAAGAGCGCGGAGGGTTCACGGAAGCTGTCTTCCTTATAGAAGTTGGAGAATAAATCATTTTCGGGGGAGTAACATCACATGCCACTACCGGAATCACTTACTCAAATTTTTAAGAGAAAGCAAAAATCCTATAAGATGGTTCTGATCCTATCCTTAATTCAAGAGCTGAGAGCATCCAATCAGGAGAGGGTTTCATTCGATAGAGTTAAAGAGCTTTTCCTTAGATACTTTATTGCCGAACAAGAAAGAGGAAATCGGGTGGATAAGCCACCAGGGCGGGAGTTATGGATGGAGGCAACCCCAAGCCAGCTTAAAGATATCGTAAACAGCCCAGTTAATGCGCTCTCGCATATTTTGTTTGTGAATTCGGAGGATAATTCAATAGGTTTTCACAACCAGATTCAACAACAGCTAGGAGAAGAAGAGCTCTTTCAGTTGGAACAAATGGCGAACAAAGAACTACAGGAATACAATGCTGCATTGCAGCACTTTTCCCTACAAGGTCATCTGGAGAAGATACTGGCGGAGTACACCTTTGCTAAAAGAGAAACCTTCGCTGGTCACCCGTTAGGAACCCAATTTAGGCAGACACTCCCTTCTGAGCTCAAAACGCTGCCATTCTTAGATGAGCAGTATAAAATTCAGGGTTCTGTTGGGCAGGGGAATTGGGCGACAATACCTTGGCTCGCCATATTGGATAAACGAATCACAGAAACGACTCAACGCGGAGAGTACGTCGTATATTTATTTGCAGAGGATATGAGTGCCGTTTACCTAACACTTGCTCAGGGAGTGACTATTCCTGTACAAGAGAAGGGGCGTAAAGAGGCATATGTATATCTGCGCAATAAAACGAAAGAAATTCGAGAACTTGTTCCGCTTGCTAATATGAATAAAGATGAAGACATTCATCTGATGAGTAGTGGTTTGGGACAGGATTATCAGGTGTCCACTGTTGCTTATATCAAGTACGAAAGAGGTAACGTGCCGGATGATGAGCGGCTCATTGAAGATCTACAGAACGTAATGGAAAACTACCGTCTGTATGTGGAAAGTCTCTCATCTTCAGATGAGGAAACAAATGAAGTGAGGGGTGAAGCATTGTTAAGTGAAATAGAACCACTACAGGATGAACAACTAGCTGGTGTTCTTCAACAGATCCAATTCTTCATCATCCAAAAAGGCTTCTTCTTCCCTGAGCATCTCATCGAGAACTTCTACCTCTCTCTAAAAACGAAGCCCTTCGTTATCTTGGCAGGGATATCGGGTACGGGAAAGACCCGTTTGGTTAAGCTATTCGCGGAAGCACTCGGATCGACGGTGGAGAATGGTCAGTTTACCTTAATTCCAGTCCGTCCGGATTGGAGTGACCCTTCTGATCTGCTCGGATACAAGGACCTTACAGGCAGGTTCAAGCCAGGCCCATTAACTGAGGTGCTAGCGGAAGCAAGAAAGCCAGAGAATCAGCATAAGTCTTATTTTGTTTGCCTAGATGAAATGAACTTGGCTCGAGTGGAGCATTATTTTTGCGATTTGTTAAGTGTATTGGAGACGCAAGATTGGCATGAGGGTAAGATTCGGACTCAAGGTTTAATCTCCTCCACCATGCTGGATATGCCTAATGATCAGGCGAAGTACGGTAATCTTTCAATACCAGAGAATGTCTTCTTGATCGGAACGGTGAACATGGACGAAACGACGTACCCTTTTAGCAAAAAAGTACTGGACCGAGCCAATACATTAGAATTTAACTATATCAATCTTGAACAGTATCCGGATTCCAATGAATCTTTGAACCTTAGTGAGACTTTCGATCTTTCTGAAATGAACCATTTGCTTCTGCGCTCGGATTATTTGCAACTGGTTGACGCTTATGATGCTAATAAAGAGCTCATCATTCGCACAACGGAAAGATTAGTTAAGATCAATGTTTTACTCGAGGACATCCATGCTCATGTGGGCTTTCGGGTGCGCGACGCGATTTGCTTCTACATGATCTATAACGATCGGTTCAACCTCATGAGTGAAGAAGAAGCCTTTGATTGGCAACTGCTCCAAAAGATTCTACCGCGAATCCAAGGGAGTCATGCCTCGGTCCGTCGAGTTTTGCTAAACCTAATTAAAGGTGCTCTTGGTAACGGAAGCGGCATTTCGGTCAATATTCAAGACCTCATGGAGGATACATCACCGTTGTACACGAGATGGAACGCAGGTCAGACTCCACCCATGGCCAAGCATCCTCAAAGTGCACGGAAATTGGCTTTTATGCTGAGGAGGCTCGAAGAAGATGGATTCACTTCCTACTGGCTCTCTTAATCAGACGGTTGAATTGCTCCGTGTAGACACGGAGCTTTTTACACTCTATCTTCAAGGACGCCCCTACCATCCGACAGTGGAGACATTGCAGCTTCATCGGTCTTCTAATCAGGAATGGGTGAATGCGCAGCTTGGTCTCACATGTTCTGATAAAGTCGGCGAAGCTCAGATTAAAGTTTTTTCCCCTAACGTAATGGGATTGGTAGATTGGCAGCCAGGAGAATCTACGTTTCCTTGTTTCTACGAAACTCAATCGTATGAGTTGGTCATCCAAAAGAAAAATGTATCGGGCATTCTTTCATACTATCATGAAAATATACTTCTCCGGCAAGCCATCAAGCCTTTAGGCGATTCCATTATTGCGGGTGTTTTGAATTTTGGAAATGAGGTCGGTCTGACCGAATGGGAGATTCGTAACGAGGGGCAGACCTTGCTGCGGGTCGAGATGGAGATTTTCCCTTCTAAGATGGATTACAAGCAGGATTACCAGAATATTTTGAATGAAGTGAATGAGCAGATCTATAACCTGGCGTTTGATTTCTTACGTAGAACCTACCAAATGACAGGGCTGCGGGAGACACAATATCAGAGCTTGACAGAGTTTTTTACCATTCTACAGCACATATTTAGTCAGCTACTGGATGCAGTGGGGCGGATTCAAAACAACCCCCATCACACGCTTCTTCAGGACCGCCGTTTGGTTGATGCCAATCGGGTGAAGAAAGCGGGAAGGGAGAATGCAAGAGAGCTGGCAAGACATCCCGAGCGATTAAGAGAAGACATGACCTATGGATTTTTGACGATTGGGGACCGAAAATACACAGCTACTCATTTACTGGAGACGCGAAGGAATCTCTCCTATGATACAAATGAGAACCGGTTCATTCGCTGGATGCTGGAACGAATACTTGGGAAGCTCAAGGAGTTGAAGGCTCGTTGGCATGAGAAAAACCGCACACAAGACCCGCTGCTGGTAAAGCGGATAGAGAATATGATTGTTCAATTGGAGCGGTTATTGAAAGTGGATTTTTTGCGAGAGGTCGGGTTATTGAAACAGATGTCCGTTACGCTTGTTCTGCAAATGGCGCCAGGATATCGAGAAGTGTATCGCTGTTATTTGATGCTTTTGAAAGGCTTATCTATCCAAAGTGACTTGTTCCGATTGTCCATGAAAGATGTGGCTCAACTCTATGAGTATTGGTGCTTCTTAAAGCTTAATCAATTGCTTGGACGGAAGTATAAGTTGGTGAAGCAGGATATTATCAAGGTTAATCGCAATGGTATATTCGTGACCTTGGATCGATCGCGGAGTGCTCAGATGGTCTATGAGAATCCGACAAACGGAGAACAGTTTATTTTGTACTATAATGCAATTCCTAGCTCTGAACAGACTCCCACTCTAAGCCAGCGTCCGGATAATGTCCTGACACTGAAGAAGAAGGATGCAGGTAGTGTCAAAGAGTACAAGTATGTGTTCGATGCGAAATATCGTCTGAATTCAGCGTATGAGGGAACTCCCTATCACAAAGCATATGGACAACCCGGACCTGAAGAGGAAGATATTAATACAATGCACAGGTATCGCGACGCTATTGTCTATCAGGAGAAAGGCTCGGGAGAATATGAGCGAAGCATGTTTGGTGCCTATGTCTTATTTCCTTATCCAGACGAAGAGCGGTTTAAGAGCCACCGATTCTATAAAAGCATCGAGCTTTTGAATATAGGAGCTTTGCCGTTCTTGCCTAATTCTACAAGCTTGGTGGAGCAATTCTTAAATGAAATCATCCAAGATAGTCCGGAAAAAGCATTTGAACGCTCTACAGGTTCACGTGGGACGAAGGAATACTACGCGAACAAGCTCACAGGTAAAAATGTATTAGTGGGGTCTGTGCGAGGACCTGAGCAAGTCGAGACCGCATTAAGACACTCATTCTATCACGTTCCCTTAAAGAACCTTGATGTCAAGATCCTAACCCAAATCGAATATGTAGCCATGTGCCAATCCAGAAAGAAATTTAATGATACCGCTAAAACAGGAATCCACTGGGTAGGCAAGATTGTAGATTGGAAGGTGCTACGGCGTAAGGAAATCAGGGAGATTCCTCCTCGTCCCGGGACAGGTGAAAGGCTGTTTGTGCGATTCACGGTTGAGAAATGGATGAGCCGAGAGACTCCCATTGCGCTTGGAGGACAGAGCATTTACACGCTTCTGTTCACGAGTAAGTATATCCTCGATCGTGCTCTGGAAATCGCTGAGCTTCGCCTAGATACGGAAGAAGACATTCGTGAATGGCGTGAGAAGCGCAGAAAGGGTAGAGTAAAAGTTAAACTCGACCATGAACAATATGTAGATTTGGGTAGGGTTGTGGAGGTTCAGTATACTGAAATGGAGTAGCAATCGATCTCTGAACCGCCCCAAACTCAAAAATGTAGTGAGCAGGCAAAACTTCTACTTACTAACTGAGTAGAAACATTTTCACCAATGAAAAAGGGGTACCATCAGTTATGATATGACATTTGGCGGCCTCATTTACGATTATATAGGTACCTCAACTTTGTGTTCCGAGGATTGGTGAGAATAGTTGTTCTTGTATCAGTCCATCCGAAACACCTTCCCCTTCGGCACGAACGGCAGGTGCTGGCCCTTGGGGATCAGGAACGCGTGCTCCCGGTGGATGCGCAGCCGGTCGCAGTAGCCGTCCGTTATGATCAATAACGGGCCGGTCTTTGGGAAGTCCTCGGCATGCTCCAGCAGGTCGATGGCCGGCTGGAGCATGGTGCCGCCCCGGCCCTTGACAGACATGCGGTCCGCGATGACCTCCGGGGCGATATAGCCCTGGTCGTACACGCCCGCGTCGCAGAAGATGACGCGCACCAGCGGAACATCCCTGGCCATGCTGTAACTGGCAATGGTCCCGAGGGCCTTGCCCAGCTGCTTGGTGTCCATGGAGCCGGACGTGTCCAGGACGACGCCGAAGGTGCGTCCGTCCTCGTCGCCGGAGTCCGGCACCCAGCGGGTCCCCGGGATATCCGGCGTGGAGGATTGTCTGCGGCTGATCCGCGAGTAGGTGCGGACCTTCTCCAGCTCTACATCCCAGAGAATCGGCGGCTGGGAGAGCGCCCGGATTTCTTCAACCAGGCCGGCGAGAAGGAAGCCGCGATTCTGGTCGTAATGGTAATCCAGTCAGGTAAAATTCATCGAGCGTCAGTCCGCTCCCACCAATCGGGAACGCGCGGGGGCAGAATATCGCCCATGCCGACTCCACGGAATGTGGCGACCTGCGGTACAGCCGCATATTGGTAACGATGCGGTCATAGACCGATTCCGCCGACAGTCCCTTCATCTCCGGATCATGAAGTCCTCCGATCCTCGGAAAAGCCCCATTTCTATCAGCCATTGATTGATCACATAATCGCAGGCGACATTCCACAGGTACGGGTCGCGTCCCTCGGCGCAGGCATGATGCCTTAAGCCCACATGCAGAAATTCATGAGCAAGCACGAACCGGCATTCCTGCTCGTCGAGGCCGGCTGCCGGGTCCATGAAGATTTCTTTGGCCTCTGCGTCGACAGCGGCAACCGAAATCGAGAGCCGGTTGCACAGCACAGGGTCCTCAATGATGCGGAAATCGGCCGCCATCGCTCCCATCAGCGGATAGCTGCTGATGAACCAGTTGCGGGCTTTGATGGCCGGCGTTAGAATGTCCGGATTAGCCCCCAGATACACTTCATAGCCCGCCGTCACATTTAACGGCGCTCATTACAGCGAGGGTCAAGCCTTTGCCCAAGCAGTCCTGCCAATTCACCTAATTGCTGTTCCAGTAGGAGGGGGTGGACCCCCGGGGATTCAGGATCATGTCCTGGAAGCCGTGTCCGGCTGTGCCCAGGCTATGCAGCGAAGCCAGAAGCCCTCTCTCCATGAAGCTCCGCACGGCCATCCATCTCCGCAGGAAGCTGGGCTTTGAACTGTCCTGCATGATGCGGAGACAGACATCCAGTCGCGAGAACATCCAGCGTCTCGGGCTGAAGCCGGTCGCCGTATTCCTTGAGGGCATCGCTTAGCATATGCCAGGAGCGGGGAGTGGAGAAGGACTCTTCATGCTTCGGAGGCTGTACCCATAGATGGTCCGGGCGGGTTTCGATATAAGGAGATGGACAGGGGATGGATGCATGTGCCATTAACAATGCATCAAGGAATGTGAGGGAGTTATATTGGCGTTCAGAAAAGCTTTCATTGTAAACATTTCGCAAATAATACATATTCCCCTAATTACCATTTTAATGAATTAATGATAATATCAAGAATATACTTGGAATATTTTGATAGTTACAGCTTTCTTCACGATTGTTATGGGCCAAGCCCTTAGCAATAAATACATTCAAAATGAAGAAAGAAGGAGTATGAATGGGAAAAAGGAAGAGTTGGAAATTACTAAGTTTGACAGTGGGGGTGGCTTTGACAACACAGCTTTTCGGAGCAGTGGCATATGCCGTGCCGTCTACATCAAGCGCTACATACTCGATTTCAAATTACATTCCTCCACAAATGAGCATCTCGGAAAGTGAGAAGCCGATCATTAAAGAGGCAAATCGAAATTTTTGACCTCATCCGACACTGACTACGCGAATGATTGCGCAGTTGTTGCCACGCTAGAAATTATGGGCTACAAATGGGGCAGTTTAACGAACACTCAAAAAAGGACCGCTTACAATGCTATTGTAAATTCGAGCTATTTCAGCTCGTCCAGCGGTGTAGGCTATGACAAAAATGATCAAATTTTCAAAGTCGGATCGGAAGCGATCGGCAAGCCAACCCAGGTTACAAGTGATGATCCTGAAAAATTTACCAATGTCAATAATTATTCCACGTTAAAATCGTATTTGCAAAGCTATGGGCCTTATTACCTCAGCTTTAACCAAAACCCTTACGGGTCTCATACGGTAACCGTGAAAGGAATCAGAAAGTATAATCTGACCATCAATTATACGACGGGAGGAAGCGACAATTACTCCGAAGGCTTTATCGCCATCAATGACCATTGGCAATCGGATGGCGTTGACGCTTTCATGAACATCGACGGCCTTAGCATTACAACCTATCTTACAGCGATTGTGGCGAATTGATTGCATGAAGCTTAAGAAAACGATCCTAATCCTCATCGTTATTGGCATTGCTGGCGCTGCGCTATGGCTGGCCAGGAACGAGATCACGACGCTGATGTTAGATCAGTTCCGTGATCACAGGCCTGAGCCCAAAATAAGCAGCATCAAAGAACATTTTCATGCGGATCAAGTTACGAAAATTGGCCCTTTTTCAACGGACCTGGTCAGAACATCGCCGTACATGTACGGATATCTTTTGAAGAAGGGAGCGGAATCCTCTGTCATAGTGCTTGACCAATACTGGGGCAGAACGGGAAATTCCGATTACTACATTACCATTCTTCCGGGACAAAAAATAACGCTGGATGATCGGGAAGCGATTGTCGCACTCGTCAAACATGCGCCGGCGAGCATGAACTTGCAGGCAAGCGATATTGTTGGAAAAAACCTAGTGGAAGTCCACCAGGACTCGTCGGTTACAAAGTTGCCTGCATACAAGCTGAAGGCGTATAGCAGCGGGAATTTACAGTGGCTGACGAAGAATTT includes these proteins:
- a CDS encoding RtcB family protein, with the protein product MAYQNIDGVRVWGNPDSGALAQARTCAETGNVVQTLLMADHHKGYSQPIGGVVVYDGQISPSGVGYDIACGNKAVRTSLTAEDIKPGLAKIMDKIARKISFGVGRVNKEKVDHDLFDDPDWAVYQAIGKQEHDKLKALAQSQLGTVGSGNHFVDLFEEAGTGRLWIANHFGSRGFGHKTASGFINLAAGREFLANAPGEKMDQPPVLLDLSSELGDLYYRAMRLAGRYAYAGRDYVIQQVLAILGMEADLEVHNHHNYAWKEIHNGKEVVVVRKGATPSAPGQVGFIGGSMGDISVIVKGKDSIENKESYYSTVHGAGRIMSRTQAAGKMNWKTRTRSGGQISTAQMMNAVRNFGVELRGAGTDESPFVYRKLQEVLDAHAETIEVMHVLKPIGVCMAGADEFDPYKD
- a CDS encoding nucleoside triphosphate pyrophosphohydrolase → MPTYNKLVRDKIPEIIRGSGRDCAFTTLDQESYVVELRKKLREETEEYFQTMNDSDALEELADMLELLYALAEVHKGSPEKLEEVRAKKAEERGGFTEAVFLIEVGE
- a CDS encoding MrcB family domain-containing protein, with protein sequence MPLPESLTQIFKRKQKSYKMVLILSLIQELRASNQERVSFDRVKELFLRYFIAEQERGNRVDKPPGRELWMEATPSQLKDIVNSPVNALSHILFVNSEDNSIGFHNQIQQQLGEEELFQLEQMANKELQEYNAALQHFSLQGHLEKILAEYTFAKRETFAGHPLGTQFRQTLPSELKTLPFLDEQYKIQGSVGQGNWATIPWLAILDKRITETTQRGEYVVYLFAEDMSAVYLTLAQGVTIPVQEKGRKEAYVYLRNKTKEIRELVPLANMNKDEDIHLMSSGLGQDYQVSTVAYIKYERGNVPDDERLIEDLQNVMENYRLYVESLSSSDEETNEVRGEALLSEIEPLQDEQLAGVLQQIQFFIIQKGFFFPEHLIENFYLSLKTKPFVILAGISGTGKTRLVKLFAEALGSTVENGQFTLIPVRPDWSDPSDLLGYKDLTGRFKPGPLTEVLAEARKPENQHKSYFVCLDEMNLARVEHYFCDLLSVLETQDWHEGKIRTQGLISSTMLDMPNDQAKYGNLSIPENVFLIGTVNMDETTYPFSKKVLDRANTLEFNYINLEQYPDSNESLNLSETFDLSEMNHLLLRSDYLQLVDAYDANKELIIRTTERLVKINVLLEDIHAHVGFRVRDAICFYMIYNDRFNLMSEEEAFDWQLLQKILPRIQGSHASVRRVLLNLIKGALGNGSGISVNIQDLMEDTSPLYTRWNAGQTPPMAKHPQSARKLAFMLRRLEEDGFTSYWLS
- a CDS encoding restriction endonuclease-like protein; this encodes MDSLPTGSLNQTVELLRVDTELFTLYLQGRPYHPTVETLQLHRSSNQEWVNAQLGLTCSDKVGEAQIKVFSPNVMGLVDWQPGESTFPCFYETQSYELVIQKKNVSGILSYYHENILLRQAIKPLGDSIIAGVLNFGNEVGLTEWEIRNEGQTLLRVEMEIFPSKMDYKQDYQNILNEVNEQIYNLAFDFLRRTYQMTGLRETQYQSLTEFFTILQHIFSQLLDAVGRIQNNPHHTLLQDRRLVDANRVKKAGRENARELARHPERLREDMTYGFLTIGDRKYTATHLLETRRNLSYDTNENRFIRWMLERILGKLKELKARWHEKNRTQDPLLVKRIENMIVQLERLLKVDFLREVGLLKQMSVTLVLQMAPGYREVYRCYLMLLKGLSIQSDLFRLSMKDVAQLYEYWCFLKLNQLLGRKYKLVKQDIIKVNRNGIFVTLDRSRSAQMVYENPTNGEQFILYYNAIPSSEQTPTLSQRPDNVLTLKKKDAGSVKEYKYVFDAKYRLNSAYEGTPYHKAYGQPGPEEEDINTMHRYRDAIVYQEKGSGEYERSMFGAYVLFPYPDEERFKSHRFYKSIELLNIGALPFLPNSTSLVEQFLNEIIQDSPEKAFERSTGSRGTKEYYANKLTGKNVLVGSVRGPEQVETALRHSFYHVPLKNLDVKILTQIEYVAMCQSRKKFNDTAKTGIHWVGKIVDWKVLRRKEIREIPPRPGTGERLFVRFTVEKWMSRETPIALGGQSIYTLLFTSKYILDRALEIAELRLDTEEDIREWREKRRKGRVKVKLDHEQYVDLGRVVEVQYTEME
- a CDS encoding DUF2201 family putative metallopeptidase, which encodes MTAGYEVYLGANPDILTPAIKARNWFISSYPLMGAMAADFRIIEDPVLCNRLSISVAAVDAEAKEIFMDPAAGLDEQECRFVLAHEFLHVGLRHHACAEGRDPYLWNVACDYVINQWLIEMGLFRGSEDFMIRR